In Meiothermus ruber DSM 1279, the following proteins share a genomic window:
- a CDS encoding response regulator transcription factor — protein sequence MDQPLILIVEDEKDIARFIELELQAEGYRTEVAYDGITGLSRFRETNPNLVVMDLMLPVMDGLEVARRIRKTSNVPIVILTAKDRVEDKVEGLDAGADDYLVKPFSIEELLARIRAHLRRVTPAITGEIRVSDLIINLEGREVYRSGRRIEFSNKEFELLELLAKSPGKVFSRFEIEEKVWPGYQGGSNVVDVYIGYLRKKLEGAGERRLIHTVRGVGYVLRED from the coding sequence ATGGATCAACCCCTGATCCTGATCGTCGAAGACGAAAAGGATATCGCCCGCTTTATTGAGCTCGAGCTTCAGGCCGAGGGCTACCGTACCGAGGTGGCCTACGACGGCATCACCGGCCTATCGCGCTTTCGTGAGACCAACCCCAACCTGGTGGTGATGGACCTGATGCTACCAGTCATGGACGGCCTCGAGGTGGCCCGCCGGATTCGCAAGACCTCCAATGTACCGATCGTTATCCTGACCGCCAAAGACCGGGTCGAAGACAAGGTGGAGGGCCTGGATGCCGGCGCCGACGACTACCTGGTGAAGCCCTTCAGCATCGAGGAGCTGCTGGCCCGCATCCGCGCCCACCTGCGCCGGGTAACCCCCGCCATTACCGGCGAAATTCGGGTCTCCGACCTGATCATCAACCTCGAGGGCCGCGAGGTATACCGTTCAGGCCGGCGCATCGAGTTCTCCAACAAGGAGTTCGAGCTCCTGGAGTTGCTGGCCAAGAGCCCCGGCAAGGTGTTCAGCCGCTTCGAAATCGAGGAAAAGGTCTGGCCCGGCTACCAGGGCGGCTCCAACGTGGTCGATGTGTACATCGGCTACTTGCGGAAGAAGCTCGAGGGCGCCGGTGAGCGCCGCCTGATACACACCGTGCGGGGTGTGGGCTACGTGTTACGGGAAGACTGA
- a CDS encoding arginase family protein gives MRYTELAFTGPATFFKAPYRPLTEPWQAEVGLLGLPYDFAVGYRPGARFAPNALREASGRYAPGPEGWFDLETETYRLQGVHLVDAGDVDPAQLEYHETFRRITEAARALRGRVKLPVFVGGDHSVTYPVLRAYDDLEELHIVQLDAHLDFSDSRNATRFSNSSPFRRAVEDVPGLKQITVVGLRGLRTNPEAYQAAKNRGHTLITARTVRENLHGVLERLPKGQRVYISFDADVLDPSILPGTSSPEVEGLSYTQAMAVVRQTVTQNQLVGFDLVELAPNLDPGGLSALVGARLLAEVLACWAG, from the coding sequence ATGCGATACACCGAACTCGCCTTTACCGGCCCGGCCACCTTTTTCAAAGCCCCCTACCGGCCCCTTACTGAGCCCTGGCAGGCCGAGGTGGGGCTGTTGGGCCTGCCCTACGACTTTGCCGTGGGCTACCGCCCGGGCGCCCGTTTTGCCCCCAATGCCCTGCGCGAGGCCAGCGGACGCTACGCACCGGGGCCGGAGGGGTGGTTCGACCTCGAGACCGAGACCTACCGCCTCCAGGGGGTGCACCTTGTGGACGCGGGCGACGTAGACCCGGCCCAGCTCGAGTACCACGAGACCTTCCGCCGCATTACCGAGGCGGCCCGCGCCCTGCGCGGGCGGGTGAAACTGCCGGTGTTTGTGGGGGGCGACCACTCGGTTACCTACCCGGTTTTACGGGCCTACGACGACCTCGAGGAACTCCACATCGTCCAGCTCGACGCACACCTGGACTTCTCGGACAGCCGCAACGCCACCCGCTTTTCCAACAGCAGCCCCTTCCGCCGGGCGGTGGAAGATGTTCCGGGGCTCAAGCAGATCACCGTGGTGGGGCTGCGCGGCCTGCGCACCAACCCCGAGGCCTACCAGGCCGCCAAAAACCGGGGCCACACCCTGATTACCGCCCGCACGGTGCGCGAGAACCTGCATGGGGTGCTCGAGCGGCTCCCTAAAGGCCAGCGGGTTTACATCAGCTTCGATGCCGACGTGCTCGACCCCTCTATTCTGCCCGGCACCAGCAGCCCTGAGGTGGAGGGCCTGAGCTACACCCAGGCCATGGCGGTGGTGCGGCAAACGGTTACGCAAAACCAGCTTGTGGGCTTCGACCTGGTCGAACTGGCCCCCAACCTCGACCCAGGGGGGCTTTCGGCCCTGGTGGGGGCGCGGCTCTTGGCCGAGGTGCTGGCCTGCTGGGCCGGCTGA
- a CDS encoding acyl-CoA dehydrogenase family protein: protein MTAQTTDLALEVRRFLEAEVLPLEPIFLKHGFKAVLPELERVRQKVKEKGWWLPPLQKPLGMGLGLGVFARLSEELGRSPLGHYVFNTQAPDIGNMEVLLKHGTPEQKARFLEPLAKGEVRSSFGMTEPGYPGSNPVWMNTRAVLEGDQWVINGHKWYTTGFEGSSFCIVMCITDPEQPNPYARASQIIVPTDAPGFQQVRKISVMGEEGEDWMSHSEIRLENVRVPQENLLGARGKGFAIAQERLGPGRIHHCMRWIGIAQRSLELMCAYAARRELAPGKPLGSRQAIQHLIAESQAEIHAARLMVLDAAEKVEQKGAEGARVEISLIKFFVAGVLQRVLDRAIQVHGGLGMSDDLPLSFFYRHERAARIYDGADEVHKTVVARALLKDYGLDISL, encoded by the coding sequence ATGACCGCACAAACCACCGACCTGGCGCTGGAAGTTCGCAGGTTCCTCGAGGCCGAGGTGCTGCCCCTCGAGCCCATCTTCCTGAAGCACGGCTTCAAGGCCGTTCTGCCCGAGCTGGAGCGGGTTCGGCAAAAGGTGAAGGAAAAGGGCTGGTGGCTGCCCCCGCTGCAAAAGCCGCTGGGTATGGGCCTGGGCCTGGGGGTCTTTGCCCGCCTGAGCGAGGAGCTGGGCCGCAGCCCCCTGGGCCACTACGTCTTCAACACCCAGGCCCCCGACATCGGCAATATGGAGGTGCTGCTCAAACACGGCACGCCGGAGCAGAAAGCGCGTTTTCTGGAGCCTTTGGCAAAGGGCGAGGTTCGCAGTTCCTTTGGCATGACCGAGCCCGGGTACCCCGGTTCCAACCCGGTCTGGATGAACACACGGGCGGTGCTCGAGGGCGACCAGTGGGTTATCAATGGGCACAAATGGTACACCACCGGCTTCGAGGGCTCGAGCTTCTGTATCGTGATGTGCATCACCGACCCCGAGCAGCCCAACCCCTACGCCCGGGCCAGCCAGATCATCGTGCCCACCGATGCCCCCGGCTTCCAGCAGGTGCGCAAAATCTCGGTGATGGGGGAGGAGGGCGAGGACTGGATGAGCCACTCCGAAATCCGGCTTGAAAACGTGCGGGTGCCCCAGGAGAACCTGCTGGGTGCGCGCGGCAAGGGCTTCGCCATCGCTCAGGAGCGGCTGGGGCCGGGGCGCATCCACCACTGCATGCGCTGGATTGGCATCGCCCAGCGCAGCCTCGAGCTGATGTGCGCCTACGCCGCCCGGCGCGAGCTTGCCCCCGGCAAGCCCCTGGGTTCGCGCCAGGCCATCCAGCACCTGATCGCCGAGTCCCAGGCCGAGATTCACGCGGCCCGGCTGATGGTGCTGGATGCTGCCGAGAAGGTCGAGCAAAAAGGGGCCGAGGGGGCTCGAGTGGAAATCTCGCTCATCAAATTCTTTGTGGCTGGGGTGTTGCAGCGGGTGCTGGACCGGGCCATCCAGGTGCATGGGGGCCTGGGGATGTCCGACGACCTGCCGCTCTCGTTCTTCTACCGCCACGAACGGGCCGCCCGCATCTACGATGGGGCCGACGAAGTCCACAAGACCGTGGTGGCTCGAGCCCTGCTCAAGGACTATGGCCTGGATATCTCGCTCTGA
- the greA gene encoding transcription elongation factor GreA has protein sequence MADKKPVYLTAEGKARLEQELAYLKTEKMQQIAEEMGRAIAEGDLRENAGYDEARRAMWQNNSRIAELEDILSRVQIVESGNGIPTEVQIGVTVALETATGQRMSVTMVGSHEADVFSGKISNESPLGQALMGKKVGDEVQVKGPKGSQTYVVVELVYA, from the coding sequence ATGGCCGATAAAAAACCGGTATACCTTACCGCAGAAGGCAAGGCGCGGCTCGAGCAGGAGCTGGCCTACCTGAAAACCGAGAAGATGCAGCAAATTGCCGAAGAGATGGGCCGGGCCATCGCCGAGGGCGATTTGCGTGAGAATGCCGGTTACGACGAAGCGCGCCGGGCCATGTGGCAGAACAACAGCCGCATTGCCGAGCTCGAGGACATCCTTAGCCGGGTGCAGATTGTGGAGTCGGGGAATGGCATCCCCACCGAGGTACAAATAGGCGTAACGGTGGCGCTTGAGACCGCTACCGGCCAGCGCATGAGCGTAACCATGGTGGGCAGCCATGAGGCCGACGTGTTCAGCGGCAAGATTTCCAATGAATCACCCCTGGGCCAGGCCCTGATGGGCAAAAAGGTGGGCGATGAGGTGCAGGTCAAGGGCCCCAAGGGCAGCCAGACCTATGTGGTGGTCGAACTCGTATACGCTTAG
- the surE gene encoding 5'/3'-nucleotidase SurE has translation MRILVANDDGIFSPGIKALAFALRELAEVNVVAPDVEQSGVGHSITFRRPLRFKHTASAGFGEIPAYRVDGTPADCVVLGSRLLGWPDLVVSGINIGVNMGLDLTHSGTVAAALEGASLGIPSIAFSLDASGEELRFEEAARYAVPIVRWVLKHGLPNKTLLNVNFPNRTPQGVKVTRLSTHRYEDSIVEREDPDGRPYYWVAGKPTAELEEGTDYWAVQQGFISITPISLDYTNYAFAEELERKFRVRAPKKTARG, from the coding sequence ATGCGAATTTTAGTAGCCAACGACGACGGTATCTTTTCGCCTGGAATCAAGGCGCTGGCCTTTGCTTTGCGCGAGCTGGCCGAGGTTAACGTGGTGGCCCCCGATGTGGAACAGTCGGGGGTGGGGCATAGCATCACCTTCCGACGTCCCCTGCGCTTCAAGCACACCGCCTCGGCGGGCTTTGGTGAGATTCCGGCTTACCGGGTGGATGGCACACCGGCCGACTGCGTGGTGCTGGGCAGCCGGCTGCTGGGCTGGCCGGATCTGGTGGTCTCGGGGATTAACATCGGGGTCAATATGGGCCTGGATCTAACCCATTCGGGCACGGTGGCGGCGGCTTTGGAGGGGGCCTCGTTGGGCATTCCCTCGATTGCCTTCAGCCTGGACGCCTCCGGGGAGGAGCTGCGCTTTGAGGAGGCGGCCCGGTATGCGGTGCCAATTGTGCGCTGGGTGTTGAAGCATGGCCTGCCCAACAAAACCCTGCTCAACGTAAACTTTCCTAACCGCACCCCACAAGGGGTCAAGGTAACCCGTCTCTCCACCCACCGCTATGAAGACTCCATCGTCGAACGGGAAGACCCCGATGGGCGGCCTTACTACTGGGTGGCCGGCAAGCCCACCGCCGAACTGGAGGAAGGTACCGATTACTGGGCGGTGCAGCAGGGATTCATATCCATTACCCCCATCTCCCTGGACTACACCAACTACGCATTTGCGGAAGAGCTCGAGCGAAAGTTCAGGGTGCGCGCCCCCAAAAAGACAGCCAGAGGTTGA
- a CDS encoding sensor histidine kinase, which yields MTLRTRITLLTLALLAFSLLLIGGSVYGSLQFTLYDNLRRELIETSQTAQRLIREQGDLEGLPLTVYGQALWVPYPNPTPSDILQGAAIPIAKSLAMGDATLALSEKGLQEVLRSGGFYTQTTLTRPDGSQIPLRLRAERLVTEIAGIPQGPQLVILMVGKSTEGIQSTLTDFARTYTATALLVLVFGGLLAFRLVRQTLEPLEWVAKKAEQVSNKPEKLPELEGNNEVASLVKSLNRMLSRLESAWETQGRFLADASHELRTPVTAILGHVNYLLRRTQITEQQRESLEIIKRESERMQKLVGDLLELSKTGGSWKIELGSVHLKTVLNEIEEEYSKSFEGQIEVQAPEHVWVLGDPERLHQVMANLVSNAIKAGATRIRLIALDLAERVVIRVEDNGEGISKEHLPHLFERFYRVDKARDRARGGSGLGLAIVRSIVEAHGGHVWAESEPGKGSVFSISLKKATAPHPQLA from the coding sequence ATGACCCTCCGCACCCGCATTACCCTGCTCACGCTGGCTTTGCTGGCTTTTTCCCTGCTGCTCATCGGGGGTTCGGTCTACGGCAGCTTGCAGTTTACCCTCTACGATAATCTGCGCCGGGAACTAATCGAGACTTCGCAAACAGCCCAACGCCTCATCCGCGAACAGGGCGACCTGGAGGGCTTGCCACTCACCGTCTACGGCCAGGCCTTATGGGTGCCCTACCCCAACCCCACCCCCAGCGACATCCTGCAAGGGGCTGCCATCCCCATCGCCAAGTCGCTGGCCATGGGCGATGCCACCCTGGCCCTTTCGGAAAAAGGCTTACAGGAGGTGTTGCGCTCCGGCGGTTTTTACACCCAAACCACCCTCACCCGTCCAGATGGCAGCCAGATCCCCTTGCGCTTGCGGGCCGAGCGCCTGGTAACCGAGATCGCCGGCATTCCCCAAGGCCCCCAGTTGGTCATCCTGATGGTGGGCAAGTCCACCGAGGGCATCCAGAGCACCCTCACCGACTTTGCCCGTACCTATACGGCCACCGCGCTGCTGGTGCTGGTTTTTGGTGGTCTGCTGGCCTTCCGGCTGGTTCGGCAAACCCTCGAGCCCCTCGAGTGGGTAGCTAAAAAAGCCGAACAGGTCAGCAATAAACCCGAAAAACTCCCGGAGCTGGAAGGCAACAACGAGGTGGCCTCGCTGGTTAAGTCACTCAACCGCATGCTCTCGCGGCTCGAGAGCGCCTGGGAAACCCAGGGCCGTTTTCTGGCCGACGCTTCCCACGAGCTGCGCACACCGGTAACAGCCATTCTGGGGCACGTTAACTACCTGCTTCGGCGCACGCAGATTACTGAGCAGCAGCGCGAAAGCCTCGAGATCATCAAGCGTGAGTCCGAGCGGATGCAAAAGCTGGTGGGGGATCTGCTCGAACTCTCCAAAACCGGCGGAAGCTGGAAGATCGAGCTGGGTTCGGTGCACCTAAAAACCGTGCTCAACGAGATTGAGGAAGAATACAGCAAAAGCTTCGAAGGCCAGATTGAGGTGCAGGCCCCCGAGCACGTATGGGTGCTGGGCGACCCTGAACGATTGCACCAGGTCATGGCCAACCTGGTTTCCAACGCCATCAAAGCCGGTGCTACCCGGATCAGGCTCATCGCGCTTGACCTGGCCGAGCGGGTTGTTATCCGGGTAGAGGACAACGGTGAGGGCATCAGCAAAGAGCACCTCCCCCACCTGTTTGAGCGCTTTTATCGCGTTGATAAAGCCCGCGACCGCGCCCGCGGTGGTAGCGGGCTGGGGCTGGCCATCGTGCGTTCAATTGTGGAGGCCCATGGGGGCCATGTCTGGGCCGAGAGCGAGCCGGGCAAAGGCTCCGTTTTCAGCATCTCCCTTAAGAAGGCCACAGCCCCCCACCCCCAACTGGCCTAG
- a CDS encoding phosphotransferase family protein, producing MTDQLAPIRPGEELDIARLQAYLLEHLPGAEGRLEVLQFPSGFSNLTYLLRLGGQELVLRRPPFGANIKTAHDMAREYRILSALKPVYPKVPRPLLYCPDDSVIGAPFYLMERLHGVILRTQPPPDLTPERMRKICEAALEALVELHSLDYQKAGLGDLGRPEGYVERQVRGWTERYQKARTEAVPGMEQAMEWLAAHIPPGSSAALIHNDFKYDNLLLNPADLTQVMAVLDWEMATLGDPLMDLGTTLGYWAEPDDPPGLRRFGLTHLPGNLRRAELVAAYAARSGRNVDNIVFYYVFGLFKVGVIMQQIFFRYQKGYTRDQRFAVLIHLIREIGQKIQKAIATGEV from the coding sequence ATGACCGACCAACTCGCCCCCATCCGACCCGGCGAAGAGCTGGACATCGCGCGGCTACAGGCCTACCTGCTGGAGCACCTGCCAGGGGCCGAAGGCCGCCTCGAGGTGCTGCAGTTCCCCAGCGGTTTTTCCAACCTGACCTACCTGCTCAGGCTGGGCGGGCAGGAGCTGGTGCTGCGCCGCCCGCCGTTTGGGGCCAACATCAAGACCGCCCACGACATGGCCCGGGAGTACCGGATTCTCTCGGCCCTCAAGCCGGTCTACCCCAAGGTGCCCCGGCCCTTGCTCTACTGCCCGGATGATTCGGTGATCGGTGCGCCCTTTTACCTGATGGAGCGCCTGCACGGGGTGATTCTGCGCACCCAGCCCCCGCCCGACCTGACCCCCGAGCGTATGCGCAAGATTTGCGAGGCCGCGCTCGAGGCCCTGGTCGAGCTGCACAGCCTGGACTATCAGAAAGCTGGCCTGGGCGACCTGGGCCGGCCCGAGGGCTATGTGGAGCGGCAGGTGCGGGGCTGGACGGAGCGCTACCAGAAGGCCCGCACCGAGGCGGTGCCCGGCATGGAGCAGGCCATGGAGTGGCTGGCCGCCCACATCCCGCCAGGCTCGAGCGCCGCCCTGATCCACAACGACTTCAAATACGACAACCTGCTACTGAACCCCGCCGACCTAACCCAGGTAATGGCCGTGCTGGACTGGGAGATGGCCACCCTGGGCGACCCCCTGATGGATCTGGGCACCACCCTGGGCTACTGGGCAGAGCCCGACGACCCGCCGGGCCTGCGGCGCTTTGGCCTGACCCACCTGCCGGGCAACCTGCGCCGGGCCGAGCTGGTCGCGGCCTACGCGGCCCGCAGCGGTCGTAATGTGGATAACATCGTGTTTTATTACGTGTTCGGGCTCTTTAAGGTGGGCGTGATCATGCAGCAGATTTTTTTCCGCTACCAGAAGGGCTACACCCGCGACCAGCGCTTCGCGGTGCTGATACACCTGATCCGCGAAATCGGTCAGAAGATACAGAAAGCCATCGCCACAGGCGAGGTTTAG